The Metabacillus sp. B2-18 genome has a window encoding:
- a CDS encoding IS3 family transposase, with protein sequence MLKKVTSFSGEPGRLSRKAQAALSFELKEKFKLKDVLQIVGIPESSYHYHVKMMKKENPNQELEERIQAMFEEHKGNYGYRRICLDLKQRGLIVNHKKVQRIMNKLGLKCDKFRRKTRKYSSYKGTIGTIAKNRIKRRFHTNLYHQKLATDITEFKCSDGEKLYFNPIMDMFNSEILSYGISKRPTLELALKPLEEALEIVKESKYRTTIHSDQGWHYQHNKWIKTLKKHKVFQSMSRKGNCLDNSPIENFFGLLKQEMYYGEALCSFEELKKKIEEYIIYYNNKRIKQKLAGRSPVQYRIHTSQLAA encoded by the coding sequence ATACTTAAAAAAGTTACAAGCTTTTCAGGTGAACCCGGAAGGTTATCTCGAAAAGCACAGGCAGCATTATCGTTCGAACTCAAAGAAAAGTTCAAACTAAAAGATGTTCTACAAATAGTGGGAATTCCCGAATCTTCCTACCATTATCACGTGAAAATGATGAAGAAGGAGAATCCGAATCAGGAGCTTGAAGAACGTATTCAAGCTATGTTTGAGGAACATAAGGGCAACTATGGATATCGTCGTATTTGTTTGGACTTAAAGCAACGTGGTTTGATAGTTAATCATAAAAAGGTTCAACGCATCATGAATAAGCTCGGACTCAAATGCGATAAGTTCAGAAGAAAAACACGAAAGTATAGTTCTTACAAAGGAACGATTGGAACAATTGCCAAGAACCGTATCAAAAGACGTTTTCACACAAATTTGTATCATCAAAAACTAGCAACAGATATAACAGAGTTCAAGTGCTCAGATGGTGAAAAACTATATTTCAACCCAATTATGGATATGTTCAACAGTGAGATTCTTTCGTATGGGATAAGTAAGCGCCCAACCTTAGAATTGGCTCTAAAACCTCTCGAGGAAGCCTTAGAAATTGTAAAAGAATCTAAGTACAGAACCACCATTCATTCTGATCAAGGTTGGCATTATCAACATAATAAATGGATAAAAACACTAAAGAAACATAAGGTGTTCCAAAGTATGTCAAGAAAGGGAAACTGTTTAGACAATTCACCTATTGAGAACTTTTTCGGATTACTTAAACAGGAAATGTACTACGGAGAAGCACTCTGTTCATTTGAGGAATTAAAAAAGAAAATCGAAGAGTATATCATTTATTATAATAACAAGCGAATAAAGCAAAAATTGGCAGGCAGGAGTCCGGTTCAATACCGTATCCACACCAGCCAATTAGCTGCTTAA
- a CDS encoding JAB domain-containing protein, whose product MNQLSLVSERTDRSLVKESAERLYEVEGDVSNLNLSELLYLMLGTGTKKTSLQQMVNQILDMKREYGLKGLTVERVMTIEGFTKRKAEMFIASLELGRRVYNEKAESRYVIRSPKDAADFLEYLKDYNQEHFVALFLNTKNEVLLKKTIFKGSLNASIVHPREIVRP is encoded by the coding sequence ATGAATCAATTATCTTTAGTGAGTGAACGTACAGACAGGTCGTTAGTAAAAGAGTCTGCGGAAAGGTTATATGAAGTGGAGGGAGATGTTTCCAACCTAAATTTAAGTGAATTACTTTATTTAATGCTAGGGACAGGAACAAAAAAGACTTCATTGCAGCAAATGGTTAATCAAATCCTTGATATGAAGCGAGAGTATGGATTAAAGGGATTAACTGTTGAAAGAGTTATGACGATTGAGGGATTCACTAAACGCAAAGCGGAAATGTTTATTGCTTCTCTAGAGTTAGGTAGGAGAGTTTATAACGAAAAAGCAGAGAGTCGCTATGTGATTAGGTCACCCAAAGATGCTGCTGACTTCTTAGAGTATCTAAAGGATTATAACCAAGAGCACTTTGTTGCTTTGTTTTTAAATACAAAGAATGAAGTTCTTCTTAAGAAAACTATCTTTAAGGGCTCTTTAAACGCAAGCATAGTGCACCCTCGCGAGATCGTGCGCCCATAA
- a CDS encoding helix-turn-helix domain-containing protein, translating to MSKYDEQFKFMVVREYQEGQLGFKLLAKKYGIKSHKQIINWVKNYEKFGPEGLMRKKQKKIYSVQFKLDVLSFMKSTGSSVVETALEFGLTNPPMISAWKKAFLEGGADFLDKQKGRPPMSDKAINRGSKKVVEDKAMTYEQKLERENELLRLEVEYLKKLQAFQVNPEGYLEKHRQHYRSNSKKSSN from the coding sequence ATGTCTAAATATGATGAGCAATTTAAGTTTATGGTAGTAAGAGAATATCAAGAAGGACAACTTGGATTTAAGCTGCTAGCCAAAAAATATGGTATTAAATCACATAAGCAAATTATTAATTGGGTTAAAAATTACGAGAAGTTTGGACCTGAAGGGTTAATGAGGAAAAAACAGAAAAAAATTTATTCTGTTCAATTCAAGCTAGATGTATTAAGCTTTATGAAAAGTACAGGATCTTCAGTAGTTGAAACAGCCCTTGAATTTGGGCTTACAAACCCTCCTATGATATCAGCGTGGAAGAAAGCTTTTTTGGAGGGTGGTGCTGATTTTCTGGATAAACAGAAAGGACGACCACCTATGTCTGATAAAGCTATAAATCGAGGAAGTAAAAAAGTAGTTGAAGATAAAGCAATGACCTACGAACAAAAATTGGAGAGAGAAAATGAGCTTCTCCGGTTAGAGGTAGAATACTTAAAAAAGTTACAAGCTTTTCAGGTGAACCCGGAAGGTTATCTCGAAAAGCACAGGCAGCATTATCGTTCGAACTCAAAGAAAAGTTCAAACTAA
- a CDS encoding DUF3854 domain-containing protein, producing MAFITEETIEKARNIDLLFLAQQLGESLQRSGQSFFTYRNGGENTPSLSINPTKHVWKDFGGTAGGKDAISFYCYRKYDDPYLKGKDFVQAVEEICELCGIPIEYQDGGSRTFDDVVYKPRIEIQKESPKASPGYLHEVYSKWIKQFDLKKPHLFHLKEVRKIGPQVAKIRMYRSYSDDMNERYGITKQLASKGVKLDGVPGFAVKEGKYGPYWTSVGRAGLLIPFRSINNEIQGFQIMFDEKPANGQKYGWFSSPINPEKGTIQGAEIGNPVLPYHAAVPAQVLLNWILYKGELYDHMDTDTVWWGEGGLKGDIASNYTKQIHLQVPGVNNWRLLLEPTISLRPKRVIFSFDADAQTKEDTVQTNVLNSIEGAKKELKPHGIELGIALWPVEKGKGIDDLVNNGYKPQIVSI from the coding sequence GTGGCATTTATTACAGAAGAAACTATCGAAAAGGCTAGAAATATAGATTTACTTTTTTTGGCTCAACAACTTGGGGAGTCTCTACAGCGTTCGGGACAAAGCTTTTTTACTTATCGTAATGGTGGTGAAAATACTCCGTCCCTTTCCATTAATCCTACTAAACACGTTTGGAAGGACTTTGGTGGAACTGCTGGTGGAAAGGATGCAATTAGTTTTTATTGCTACCGCAAATATGATGACCCTTATTTAAAAGGTAAGGATTTTGTACAAGCGGTTGAAGAAATTTGTGAGCTATGCGGTATTCCTATTGAATATCAAGATGGCGGCAGTCGTACATTTGATGATGTTGTTTATAAACCTAGGATTGAGATTCAAAAAGAATCACCTAAAGCATCTCCTGGGTATTTACATGAAGTCTACTCTAAATGGATCAAGCAATTTGATCTCAAAAAGCCACATCTTTTTCACTTGAAAGAAGTGAGAAAAATCGGTCCACAAGTAGCGAAAATTAGAATGTATCGTTCTTATTCAGATGATATGAATGAAAGATATGGTATTACTAAACAGCTTGCTTCTAAAGGAGTTAAGCTAGATGGAGTTCCGGGATTTGCAGTTAAAGAAGGGAAGTATGGACCTTATTGGACGTCTGTTGGTAGAGCTGGTTTGTTAATTCCATTTCGTAGCATCAATAACGAAATTCAAGGATTTCAAATCATGTTTGATGAAAAGCCTGCTAATGGTCAAAAGTACGGTTGGTTCTCTTCACCTATTAATCCTGAAAAAGGAACAATACAAGGAGCTGAAATAGGAAATCCAGTGCTACCTTATCATGCAGCTGTTCCCGCTCAAGTTCTCTTGAATTGGATCCTGTATAAAGGAGAGCTCTATGACCATATGGATACTGATACTGTATGGTGGGGAGAAGGTGGATTAAAAGGAGATATAGCTTCGAATTATACAAAACAGATACATTTACAAGTACCTGGAGTGAATAATTGGAGACTCCTTTTAGAACCTACTATTTCATTACGACCAAAGCGTGTGATATTTAGTTTTGATGCAGATGCTCAAACAAAAGAGGATACTGTTCAAACTAATGTATTAAACTCAATAGAAGGTGCGAAAAAAGAACTCAAACCACATGGAATAGAGTTAGGGATTGCATTATGGCCAGTTGAAAAAGGTAAAGGAATCGATGACCTTGTAAATAACGGTTATAAGCCACAAATCGTCTCTATATAG
- a CDS encoding DUF3221 domain-containing protein, which translates to MKFIKLILISVILTVLVACGKSTANSDSYDLKGYILEENKMGFIMVSDITKTEFDEIKDIPKVELFEEKKYLYHKVIYEGETKAKKGQEVKVWLGPQKVIKDSDPPQIEAKSIQIQN; encoded by the coding sequence TTGAAATTTATTAAATTGATTTTAATTTCTGTCATCTTAACTGTTTTAGTAGCATGTGGTAAATCTACTGCGAATAGCGATTCATATGATTTAAAAGGGTATATTTTAGAAGAGAATAAGATGGGGTTCATTATGGTATCTGACATAACTAAAACTGAATTTGATGAAATAAAAGATATCCCAAAAGTAGAATTATTCGAAGAAAAAAAATATTTATATCATAAAGTAATTTATGAAGGGGAAACAAAAGCAAAAAAGGGACAAGAAGTAAAAGTTTGGCTTGGCCCTCAAAAAGTCATTAAAGACTCAGATCCTCCACAAATTGAAGCTAAAAGTATCCAAATCCAGAACTAA